From Aspergillus fumigatus Af293 chromosome 5, whole genome shotgun sequence, a single genomic window includes:
- a CDS encoding cysteine--tRNA ligase has product MATARQQPPWRQPTEYPEAKARLPPLKIWNSLTRSKNPFIPIDPEGKKVTWYACGPTVYDDAHLGHARNYVSTDIIRRIMRDYFHFDVKFIMNITDVDDKIILRARQQHLFNEFVSAHPTITAEVLDIARNAYTAYLKKNLPLLNPELPPAQYQEEVEKVYATVLNGGPLPGNEKAGDDEAKVKMHIKTVASAAKVIAQAESLDQAATPKGFAESFYTNAQDLLLPYLDSLKASSINADDHSIFTKLTKKYEERFMKDMRDLNVLDPDELTRVTEYGAEIADFVEKIVENKFGYVTDDGSVYFDITAFENAGHPYARLEPWSRSDNKLVAEGEGALTKKTTEKRSASDFALWKASKPGEPSWTSSWGRGRPGWHIECSAMASAKLGKQMDIHSGGVDLAFPHHDNELAQSEAYWSHGHPHTDQWVNYFLHMGHLSIQGSKMSKSLKNFTTIREALERKEWTPRSLRIVFLLGGWRDGVEITEELVSAGNSWEDKVNNFFIKMKDPATLSGQTSGSDTTLPAALEAAKKATFDHLCDSFNTQGAMSAISELISKYNSADKSTLNPKDVEAVARWVTSMVNIFGLNGSATADSTEIGWSGIDVPEEAKPFLYPLSSMRDSLRQAARAKEGVTPETVAEIVSKGDVPELDLTESAKPYAELLSNFRTKVSSIQPSESLGKEILALCDRVRDIDLFDLGIYLEDRENLPALVRPVTRELIQAREEKAARARQKQIEKENKEKEALKKLEKGKLSHLEMFRTNEYSAWDEDGIPTRDAAGEEITKSRAKKLRKDWERQKKLHETWLASQMGAK; this is encoded by the exons ATGGCCACCGCGCGCCAGCAGCCGCCATGGCGGCAACCGACAGAGTATCCCGAGGCCAAAGCTCGCTTACCACCTCTGAAGATTTGGAATTCGTTGACGCGATCTAAGAATCCATTCATCCCTATTGACCCTGAAGGCAAGAAGGTGACCTGGTATGCTTGTGGGCCGACTGTTTATGATGATGCACATTTGGGCCATGCCCGGAACTATGTCAGCACCGACATCATTCGGCGTATCATGCGCGACTACTTTCATTTCGATGTGAAGTTCATCATGAATATTACAGATGTCGATGACAAG ATCATCCTCCGAGCGCGCCAGCAGCATCTCTTCAACGAATTCGTTTCTGCCCACCCTACAATCACCGCCGAAGTCCTAGACATTGCGCGAAACGCATATACCGCCTATTTGAAGAAGAACCTTCCGTTACTGAACCCCGAACTGCCCCCGGCGCAGTATCAAGAGGAGGTGGAGAAGGTCTACGCGACTGTGTTGAATGGTGGACCCTTACCCGGTAATGAGAAGGCGGGCGATGACGAGGCAAAGGTTAAGATGCACATCAAGACGGTGGCATCAGCTGCGAAGGTAATCGCGCAGGCGGAAAGCCTCGACCAGGCCGCTACCCCCAAGGGGTTCGCCGAGTCCTTCTACACAAATGCTCAGGACCTTCTCCTCCCGTATCTGGATTCGCTCAAGGCGTCCTCGATCAACGCGGACGATCATTCTATCTTCACGAAGTTGACGAAGAAGTACGAGGAGAGGTTTATGAAGGACATGCGCGACCTCAACGTCCTTGACCCCGACGAGTTGACTAGGGTCACCGAGTATGGCGCTGAGATTGCGGACTTTGTGGAGAAGATTGTAGAGAACAAGTTTGGCTACGTTACGGACGACGGCTCAGTATACTTCGATATCACTGCTTTCGAGAATGCCGGACACCCTTATGCCCGGCTTGAGCCCTGGAGCCGATCCGATAACAAGCTGGTCGCGGAGGGAGAAGGCGCATTGACCAAGAAGACGACGGAGAAGCGTTCCGCTTCCGACTTTGCTCTCTGGAAGGCGTCGAAGCCGGGTGAGCCCAGTTGGACGAGCTCCTGGGGTCGGGGCAGGCCGGGTTGGCACATTGAATGCTCTGCGATGGCTTCGGCCAAGCTTGGCAAGCAGATGGATATCCACTCGGGGGGTGTTGATCTAGCGTTCCCCCACCATGACAACGAGCTGGCGCAGAGTGAGGCTTATTGGTCCCATGGCCACCCCCACACTGATCAGTGGGTGAACTATTTCTTGCATATGGGTCATCTATCGATTCAAGGGTCAAAGATGTCGAAGTCGCTTAAGAACTTCACAACAATCCGAGAGGCACTGGAGAGGAAAGAGTGGACACCGCGCAGTCTCAGAatcgtcttcttgctcggCGGGTGGAGGGACGGCGTCGAAATCACGGAGGAACTCGTCAGTGCTGGAAATTCTTGGGAGGACAAAGTCAAcaatttcttcatcaagatGAAGGATCCTGCAACGTTATCAGGCCAGACCTCGGGCTCCGACACCACTCTCCCTGCTGCTCTGGAGGCCGCGAAGAAAGCTACTTTCGATCATCTCTGCGACTCTTTCAATACGCAGGGAGCGATGTCGGCGATTTCAGAGCTGATCTCAAAATACAACAGCGCCGACAAATCTACACTCAATCCCAAGGACGTCGAGGCTGTCGCCCGGTGGGTGACCTCGATGGTCAATATCTTCGGGTTGAATGGCAGCGCAACCGCCGACAGCACGGAAATTGGCTGGTCGGGTATCGATGTGCCTGAAGAAGCCAAGCCTTTCCTGTATCCGCTCTCCAGCATGCGTGACTCGCTCCGCCAGGCTGCGCGGGCTAAGGAGGGAGTCACCCCGGAGACTGTCGCGGAGATTGTGAGCAAGGGAGATGTGCCAGAGCTGGACCTGACTGAATCCGCAAAACCTTATGCTGAACTTCTTTCGAACTTCCGCACGAAGGTGTCTTCTATCCAGCCATCTGAGTCGCTGGGCAAGGAGATTCTGGCCCTCTGCGATCGCGTTCGCGACATCGACCTGTTCGATCTCGGCATCTACCTGGAAGACCGGGAGAACCTTCCTGCCTTGGTCCGTCCTGTTACCCGAGAGCTGATCCAGGCTCGGGAGGAAAAGGCCGCGCGGGCGCGCCAGAAGCAgattgaaaaagaaaacaaggagaaggaagcccTCAAGAAACTGGAGAAGGGCAAACTAAGCCACCTGGAGATGTTCCGGACCAACGAGTACAGCGCCTGGGATGAAGATGGTATCCCTACTCGCGATGCTGCCGGGGAGGAGATTACGAAGAGTCGTGCGAAGAAACTTCGAAAGGACtgggagagacagaagaagCTACATGAGACTTGGCTGGCCAGTCAAATGGGCGCCAAATAG
- the trm61 gene encoding tRNA 1-methyladenosine methyltransferase subunit GCD14, giving the protein MGSPFLNHRLRSELGDLALLHLRRDQTIPTILKLEDDENQGYKEGKVTNTRFGSFPHSTLIDQPWGSQIVASVVDTGSRGRKNQSSKKRKADDLDTPTSNKDEAQSSPGTPRAAASGFLHLLYPTPELWTASLPHRTQVVYTPDYSYILHRLCVRPGSTIIEAGAGSGSFTHASVRAVFNGYPSEAPAAKKRRLGKVCSFEFHAQRAQRIREEIHDHGLDALVEVTHRDVYEDGFLLGDPKTGKSPKANAIFLDLPAPWLALKHLVRRPPSGAESPLDPSSPVYICTFSPCIEQVQRTITTLREYSWLSISMVEVNHHRIDVKRERTGLDCEGVRGATVFPKSVDEAVAKMRAVEEHSRRFRESLLQESDDEGTASDKPAATKSGKTEVEEKSLQDISQHSDTTAAPSSTPSYDLGRLVHRTEPDLKTHTSYLVFAILPREWTEEDEQRCRQAWPAQKTGGSPDAGKPKGKKQLKREAKEKEVQEEAQKSEDVPARPQETQS; this is encoded by the coding sequence ATGGGCTCGCCATTCCTCAACCACCGCCTTCGGTCCGAGTTGGGCGACCTTGCTTTACTACATCTCCGCAGAGACCAGACCATCCCGACTATACTCAAACTAGAAGACGACGAAAACCAGGGTTACAAGGAGGGGAAAGTCACAAACACTCGTTTCGGGTCATTTCCGCACAGCACGCTTATAGACCAACCATGGGGATCGCAAATTGTCGCCTCCGTAGTAGACACAGGGTCCCGGGGTCGCAAGAATCAGTCgtcgaagaagcgcaaagCGGATGACTTGGACACCCCGACATCGAACAAGGACGAGGCGCAATCTTCTCCTGGCACCCCCCGCGCGGCGGCCAGCGgtttccttcatcttctaTACCCTACACCGGAGTTATGGACCGCGTCGCTCCCGCATCGGACCCAGGTTGTCTACACACCAGACTACAGCTACATTCTGCATCGGCTCTGCGTTCGCCCCGGGAGCACAATTATAGAGGCTGGGGCTGGGAGCGGCTCCTTTACACATGCATCTGTCCGCGCAGTCTTCAACGGATACCCCTCCGAGGCACCCGCAGCtaagaaaagaaggctgggCAAGGTCTGCAGTTTCGAGTTCCATGCACAGCGCGCACAACGAATCCGGGAAGAGATCCACGACCACGGCCTGGACGCACTGGTTGAGGTGACACATCGCGATGTTTACGAAGATGGATTTCTCCTCGGGGACCCGAAAACCGGCAAATCGCCCAAAGCCAATGCGATCTTCCTTGATCTGCCGGCGCCATGGCTTGCGCTCAAGCATCTCGTTCGCAGGCCCCCTTCGGGAGCGGAGTCGCCTCTCGATCCCTCTTCGCCGGTATATATATGCACGTTCTCCCCTTGTATCGAGCAAGTGCAACGGACGATCACCACACTTCGTGAGTATTCTTGGCTCTCGATATCAATGGTTGAGGTGAATCACCACCGGATTGATGTCAAACGCGAACGAACCGGATTAGACTGCGAGGGTGTCCGGGGCGCGACAGTCTTCCCCAAGTCGGTGGACGAAGCCGTCGCAAAGATGCGCGCCGTCGAAGAACACTCGAGAAGATTCCGCGAGTCCCTCCTTCAGGAGAGCGACGATGAAGGCACTGCCTCTGACAAACCGGCAGCGACCAAATCAGGAAAGACAGAAGTCGAAGAGAAATCCCTACAAGACATATCGCAGCATTCAGACACCACCGCagctccatcatcaaccccATCATACGATCTTGGCCGCCTGGTCCATCGCACCGAACCGGACCTGAAAACGCACACATCGTATCTCGTCTTTGCTATTCTACCCCGCGAATGGACagaggaagacgagcaaAGGTGCCGGCAGGCCTGGCCGGCTCAGAAGACTGGGGGTTCACCGGACGCGGGGAAGCCGAAAGGCAAAAAGCAATTAAAAAGGGaagcgaaggagaaggaggtgcaGGAAGAGGCGCAAAAGTCAGAAGACGTCCCTGCGCGGCCCCAAGAAACCCAATCATAG
- a CDS encoding UBA/TS-N domain protein gives MDDLNGLSWTSNSSTNTQKAPPLGSGFSFPAVTRNNISGRSTPLSATGPSHPPPKSATPDSDSFANLVSFGSSSANKKLSLLEQQKRLQEERARKEAENRSKFESQYGGQNAQFWDSLEKTGSKNPFASTPSPVPQRAPSADEDDLLAAFDASAPVDASTNFPIPSPSPSPQIAQSASTAAAQQQHQIAGMSFSEVDDDPFGLNQLKPKPTATPEPAQTDDDDFLGLLGKPVSEVSRPAPEPSPKPSSPAIHEHHAPSPKPSSGADRAIAELVDMGFPADKASQALRATESGTDVQAAVSLLLTQAHEEARQKSKSRTPAVDREFDHQEHSRERTSRQNRDIPSWMKEEQLKSRASNRSPASTSKDPSQIAATFGNNFLKTANSLWKQGSKKVQQVVNEFNSDHDQSQPRWLKEASARQEPWPQPTDSDQATETSHRKPELLTAEALLLEPGAAPQPSRNQSRVSERPSQRTNSNGLRSQHSPAGEARTSQPSFMQQQLRSESLNPKSRVSKNLVEEQTAQAYVSPARRRRPAAQPSAPEANVDLFDSSAQLPPGNRSRPTPPPAQSSKPPAPSKSLPVRPKAPARIVPQLSQESLISTHRHREKGTEAYKRGDYAAAHDAFTSALTMLPDKHPISIVIRSNRAMTALKVGEPKVAISDADAILELIGPSKGEAETIDLANGEAAKSMKDFYGKALMRKAEALEQLERWADAAQVWRQAVENGHGGSTSIQGRNRCEKAAGISKPAQKPPAPAKRPPAPAPKKPSALDDLQGGSLSTGGSSEAVSRLRAANQAAERADEEKFALSERVDARLNAWKGGKQDNLRALLASLDTVLWPEAGWKKVNMSELILPNKVKVQYMKGIAKVHPDKIPTNATTEQRMIAGAVFGVLNEAWDKFKAENNL, from the exons ATGGACGACCTGAACGGGTTAAGTTGGACATCCAACTCTTCAACGAACACTCAGAAGGCCCCGCCTCTGGGGTCCGGATTCTCGTTTCCTGCCGTGACGCGCAATAACATTTCTGGCCGTTCTACCCCCCTCTCTGCCACCGGCCCCTCTCACCCACCACCTAAGTCGGCGACTCCGGACAGCGACAGCTTTGCAAATCTTGTATCCTTTGGTTCGTCAAGTGCGAATAAGAAACTATCTCTCCTAGAGCAACAGAAGAGGCTGCAAGAAGAGCGCGCCAGaaaggaagcagagaatAGGTCCAAATTTGAATCACAATACGGCGGACAAAATGCTCAGTTCTGGGATAGTTTGGAGAAAACCGGGAGCAAGAATCCCTTTGCATCTACACCAAGTCCTGTACCGCAACGAGCTCCCTccgccgatgaggatgatcttcTTGCTGCTTTCGACGCCTCTGCGCCGGTAGATGCTTCGACGAACTTCCCGATCCCGAGCCCGAGCCCCTCGCCGCAGATCGCGCAGAGCGCGTCTACCGCGGcggctcagcagcagcaccagaTCGCTGGAATGTCGTTCAGCGAAGTCGACGATGATCCTTTTGGTCTCAATCAGCTAAAGCCGAAGCCAACAGCAACCCCGGAGCCCGCTCAGAccgacgacgatgatttcctcggcttgctgggAAAGCCAGTTTCGGAGGTCTCTCGCCCGGCACCCGAGCCGTCGCCGAAACCCTCATCTCCGGCCATCCATGAGCATCATGCGCCTTCCCCCAAGCCGTCTAGTGGTGCCGATCGAGCGATTGCAGAGCTTGTAGACATGGGCTTTCCCGCAGACAAGGCCAGCCAGGCACTGCGGGCGACGGAGTCTGGGACTGACGTCCAAGCCGCTGTGAGTTTGCTTCTGACACAGGCGCATGAAGAAGCCCGTCAGAAATCGAAAAGTAGGACACCAGCCGTCGATCGTGAGTTCGACCATCAAGAACACAGCAGAGAGCGAACCTCAAGACAGAACCGTGACATTCCTTCCTGGATGAAAGAAGAGCAGTTGAAAAGCCGTGCTAGCAATCGGTCCCCAGCATCAACAAGCAAAGATCCGTCACAAATCGCCGCCACTTTTGGTAACAATTTCTTGAAGACAGCGAATTCATTGTGGAAACAGGGGAGCAAAAAGGTTCAGCAAGTCGTTAATGAGTTCAACTCAGATCATGATCAGTCACAGCCTCGGTGGCTGAAAGAAGCTTCGGCCCGTCAGGAGCCTTGGCCACAGCCTACTGACAGCGATCAGGCTACTGAAACCTCCCACAGGAAGCCCGAGCTCCTAACAGCTGaggctcttctccttgaaccTGGGGCTGCTCCCCAGCCGTCTCGTAACCAATCTCGAGTCAGCGAAAGGCCCTCGCAACGAACTAATAGCAATGGACTACGGAGCCAACATTCCCCAGCTGGAGAGGCGCGTACCTCGCAACCCTCTttcatgcagcagcagttgaGAAGCGAATCACTGAATCCCAAGTCCCGTGTCTCCAAAAACCTGGTTGAAGAGCAGACGGCGCAAGCGTATGTTAGCCCTGCTCGGCGAAGACGCCCTGCTGCACAACCATCCGCTCCTGAAGCCAATGTGGATTTATTCGATTCTTCTGCACAATTACCGCCAGGCAACCGATCGCGGCCCACTCCACCTCCAGCACAATCCTCAAAGCCACCTGCACCATCAAAATCTCTTCCTGTTCGGCCAAAGGCTCCTGCCCGAATTGTTCCACAATTGTCACAGGAAAGTCTGATATCGACTCACCGGCATCGTGAGAAAGGTACAGAGGCATACAAAAGAGGTGACTATGCCGCAGCTCACGATGCCTTCACCTCTGCCCTCACTATGCTCCCTGATAAGCATCCCATCAGTATCGTCATTCGCAGCAACCGTGCAATGACAGCCTTGAAGGTCGGGGAGCCGAAAGTGGCCATCAGTGATGCGGACGCCATCCTGGAGCTGATCGGCCCTTCAAAGGGAGAAGCCGAGACCATTGATCTCGCTAACGGTGAAGCGGCAAAGTCAATGAAAGATTTCTATGGCAAAGCCTTGATGCGCAAGGCCGAAGCTTTGGAGCAATTGGAACGCTGGGCTGATGCCGCTCAGGTATGGAGACAGGCGGTCGAGAACGGCCATGGTGGAAGTACTAGTATCCAAGGCCGGAACAGATGCGAAAAAGCCGCTGGTATCAGCAAACCCGCACAGAAACCTCCTGCGCCGGCGAAGCGGCCGCCAGCACCCGCTCCGAAGAAGCCGTCGGCTCTGGACGACCTCCAAGGTGGCTCGCTGTCGACGGGCGGATCCTCCGAGGCTGTCAGCCGTTTGCGAGCGGCCAACCAGGCAGCCGAGCGcgcggacgaggagaaaTTTGCCCTCAGTGAGAGGGTCGATGCACGGCTGAACGCCTGGAAGGGCGGGAAGCAGGACAACCTTCGCGCGTTGCTCGCTAGCCTGGACACAGTCCTGTGGCCTGAAGCAGGttggaagaaggtcaacaTGTCGGAGCTTATTCTGCCGAATAAAGTCAAGGTGCAGTACATGAAGGGTATTGCCAAAGTGCATCCTGACAAG ATTCCTACCAACGCCACGACCGAGCAGCGTATGATCGCAGGGGCAGTTTTTGGTGTCCTGAACGAAGCCTGGGACAAGTTCAAGGCAGAGAACAACCTTTAA
- a CDS encoding URC4/urg3 family protein has translation MGLFKRKDSKNSIQSDKDEQDSFASVNSARTSNASLRSPGYKGSGLPTSIPELPIARPPDPALDPAAYLRSIHAVRERSRIIFDKAKKNRLNHFDVDMTKFKATASYIVSIIKRDYAPDYSSIPPHGRWQHFDVGGRPRVNQLLQSWPSTIDAQERTRRLIDLFVVSVLLDAGAGTKWSYKSKESGKIYSRSEGLAVATLEMFKSGLFSSDPTEPCQVDGAGLKKITVEVLARGMQHSEHNPLAGLEGRAGLLMRLSEALNNQEFFGVDARPGNMLDYLLSHPSTLASSVPIVPITTLWTVLMDGFASIWPPSRTQVDGVSIGDAWVCSSMPQSPPAQPWESIVPFHKLTQWLCYSIMVPMAKLLNIHIAGSDLLTGLPEYRNGGLLIDMGLLALKDADLQRGIAAYKQNAQIKGQPNVEVVPLFAADDDVVVEWRAVTVGFLDDLLMEVNNQLGLRGEEQLTLAQMLEAGSWKGGREIAEVSRPNTKEPPIMILSDGTVF, from the exons ATGGGTCTCTTCAAGCGCAAGGACTCGAAGAACTCCATTCAGAGCGATAAGGATGAGCAGGATTCTTTCGCTTCTGTCAACAGTGCTCGCACCTCGAATGCATCGTTGAGGTCCCCCGGATACAAAGGAAGCGGACTGCCAACTTCGATCCCAGAGCTTCCAATCGCCAGGCCCCCGGATCCGGCATTGGACCCTGCAGCCTACCTTCGAAGCATTCATGCTGTCCGTGAGCGGTCTCGCATCATTTTCGACAAGGCAAAGAAGAATAGATTGAATCACTTCGATGTCGATATGACCAAATTCAAGGCAACAGCTTCATATATTGTGTCAATCATCAAA AGAGACTATGCGCCGGATTATTCGTCCATCCCACCCCACGGTCGCTGGCAGCATTTTGACGTTGGCGGGAGGCCCCGTGTGAATCAATTGCTTCAGTCTTGGCCTAGCACAATCGATGCGCAGGAACGGACACGGCGTCTGATTGACCTTTTCGTGGTCTCCGTCCTTCTTGATGCTGGTGCAGGCACGAAGTGGTCGTACAAATCAAAAGAATCCGGCAAAATTTATTCTCGGAGCGAGGGATTAGCGGTAGCCACTCTGGAGATGTTCAAGAGCGGCTTGTTCAGTAGTGATCCCACGGAACCATGCCAGGTCGACGGTGCGGGCCTAAAGAAGATCACAGTGGAGGTATTGGCTAGAGGAATGCAACATTCTGAACATAATCCACTGGCAGGGCTTGAAGGACGCGCTGGACTGCTGATGAGGCTGTCCGAGGCCCTGAACAACCAGGAGTTCTTTGGCGTAGACGCTCGGCCGGGGAACATGCTCG ACTACTTGCTTTCTCATCCATCAACGCTTGCCTCGTCTGTACCCATTGTTCCCATCACCACATTGTGGACGGTCCTCATGGATGGATTCGCGTCAATTTGGCCGCCTTCAAGAACCCAGGTTGATGGGGTTTCTATCGGAGATGCTTGGGTCTGCTCAAGCATGCCCCAATCGCCTCCTGCACAACCCTGGGAAAGCATCGTACCCTTCCATAAACTTACGCAATGGCTTTGCTACTCAATCATGGTACCCATGGCAAAGTTACTGAACATCCACATCGCTGGCAGCGACCTCCTCACTGGACTTCCTGAATATCGAAATGGCGGCCTCCTCATTGATATGGGGTTGTTGGCTCTCAAAGATGCCGACCTCCAGCGCGGCATCGCAGCATACAAACAGAACGCTCAGATCAAGGGCCAGCCAAACGTGGAGGTAGTCCCGCTTTTCGcggccgatgatgatgtggTAGTTGAATGGCGTGCCGTTACCGTCGGCTTCTTGGATGACCTTCTCATGGAAGTGAACAATCAACTGGGATTGAGAGGCGAGGAACAATTGACCCTTGCACAGATGCTCGAAGCGGGCTCATGGAAG GGTGGCCGTGAAATAGCAGAGGTCTCCCGACCAAACACCAAAGAACCTCCGATTATGATTCTCTCCGATGGCACGGTGTTCTGA
- a CDS encoding Rag GTPase GTR1: MDQRKKKRKVLLMGKSGSGKSSMRSIIFSNYVAKDVRRLGATIDVEHSHVKFMGNLTLNLWDCGGQDAFMETYLASQRGNIFSDVAVLIYVFDIESREVERDLDTYNAIISALKEYSPNAHVFCLVHKMDLIQAEHRQRIYEERSALIRSRSEQFAIDTFGSSIWDQSLYKAWAGIVHKLIPNLTVIERFLTAFAKRIDAEEVILFERSTFLTVTSVSSEIGDMNPIYDRHERLSNIMKAFKHCAARNTHTTPATAGFLVMHTKTPQFNVFLGRFTDNTYIFMVVPPGEAAYNCAVLNTMLAREGFSKAAAAGYGDGFPLPASDPPEANMANGVTA; this comes from the exons ATGGATCAACGtaagaagaagagaaaggtgcTGTTGATGGGGAAGAGTGGTTCTGGGAAATCATCTATGCGTTCCATCATATTCAGCAACTATGTCGCAAAAGATGTACGGCGGCTTGGGGCTACCATTGATGTGGAGCACAGCCATGTCAAGTTCATGGGGAATTTGACTCTCAATCTCTGGGATTGTGGAGG GCAAGATGCGTTCATGGAGACCTATCTCGCCTCGCAACGAGGGAATATCTTTTCTGACGTCGCGGTCCTGATCTATGTGTTCGACATTGAATCGCGGGAAGTCGAACGCGACCTCGACACATACAACGCCATCATCAGTGCCCTGAAGGAGTACAGTCCCAATGCACATGTTTTCTGCCTAGTGCACAAGATGGATCTCATCCAGGCTGAGCATCGCCAGCGAATCTACGAGGAACGCTCCGCGCTGATCCGGAGCCGCTCGGAACAGTTCGCAATCGATACCTTCGGCAGCAGTATCTGGGATCAGTCTCTCTACAAGGCATGGGCAGGGATCGTCCATAAGCTCATCCCGAACCTTACCGTTATCGAACGGTTTCTCACCGCGTTCGCGAAGAGAATCGATGCAGAGGAGGTCATCCTCTTCGAGCGCTCGACCTTCCTCACCGTGACCTCTGTCTCGTCCGAGATCGGTGACATGAATCCCATCTATGATCGGCACGAGCGCCTCTCAAATATCATGAAGGCTTTCAAGCACTGCGCTGCCCGTAATACGCACACAACACCTGCCACAGCCGGTTTTCTGGTCATGCACACCAAGACCCCGCAGTTCAACGTCTTCCTCGGCCGCTTCACGGACAATACATATATCTTCATGGTTGTCCCGCCAGGCGAAGCAGCGTACAACTGCGCCGTCCTGAACACCATGTTGGCCCGGGAAGGCTTCTCCAAAGCCGCGGCGGCAGGCTACGGGGATGGGTTCCCGCTCCCAGCATCGGACCCTCCAGAAGCGAATATGGCTAATGGTGTCACTGCTTGA
- a CDS encoding AP-1 complex subunit mu, which yields MASAVFFLDLKGKTLLARNYRGDIPMSAVEKFPILLSEAEEESSAVPPCFSHEGINYLYIRHSNLYILALTKRNTNATEILLFLHKIVEVFTEYFKVLEEESIRDNFVIIYELLDEMMDFGYPQTTESKILQEYITQESHKLEIQARPPIAVTNAVSWRSEGIRYRKNEVFLDVVESLNLLVSASGNVLRSEILGAIKMKCYLSGMPELRLGLNDKVMFETTGRATRGKAVEMEDVKFHQCVRLSRFENDRTISFIPPDGEFELMSYRLNTQVKPLIWVECLVESHSGSRIEYMLKAKAQFKRRSTANNVEILVPVPEDADSPRFRTNIGSVHYAPEKSAIIWKIKQFGGGKEFLMRAELGLPSVKGDDEHGGGMTGGFGGSMGGTGQGKAKRPINVKFEIPYFTTSGIQVRYLKITEPKLQYPSLPWVRYITQSGDIAVRMPDVQ from the exons ATGGCGTCCGCCGTATTCTTCTTGGACCTAAAGGGCAAG ACCCTTTTAGCCCGCAACTACCGTGGAGACATTCCCATGTCCGCAGTCGAGAAGTTCCCCATACTCCTTagcgaagccgaagaagaaagctcCGCCGTCCCTCCATGTTTCTCCCATGAAGGAATCAAT TATCTCTACATCCGTCACAGCAATCTCTACATCCTCGCCCTAACCAAGAGAAATACCAATGCCACCGAgatcctcctctttctccacaAGATTGTGGAAGTCTTTACAGAATATTTTAAGGtcctggaggaagagagtatTCGCGACAACTTCGTCATCATTTACGagctgctggacgagatgatgGACTTTGGCTACCCGCAGACAACAGAGAGCAAGATCCTGCAAGA ATATATAACACAAGAGTCACACAAGCTTGAGATTCAAGCCCGACCGCCTATTGCCGTCACAAATGCCGTCTCCTGGCGAAGCGAGGGCATTCGCTATCGCAAGAACGAAGTTTtccttgatgttgttgaatctctcaatctcctggTATCGGCGTCCGGAAACGTATTGCGCTCGGAGATCCTGGGTGCTATCAAAATGAAGTGTTACCTGAGCGGTATGCCAGAGCTGCGGTTAGGTCTCAACGACAAGGTTATGTTCGAAACGACTGGCCGCGCTACACGAGGAAAGGCGGTCGAAATGGAGGATGTCAAATTCCATCAGTGTGTCCGACTTTCCAGATTTGAGAACGACCGGACTATTAGCTTTATTCCGCCGGATGGGGAGTTCGAGCTTATGAGCTACCGTCTCAACACGCAGGTCAAGCCTCTAATCTGGGTAGAGTGCCTGGTTGAATCACATTCGGGCTCCCGAATTGAATATATGTTGAAG GCCAAAGCACAATTCAAGCGTCGCAGCACTGCAAACAATGTAGAAATTCTCGTCCCCGTCCCAGAGGACGCAGACTCTCCCCGGTTCCGCACCAACATCGGAAGCGTCCATTACGCGCCCGAAAAATCAGCGATCATCTGGAAGATCAAGCAATTCGGTGGAGGGAAGGAGTTCCTCATGCGCGCCGAACTCGGCCTGCCATCTGTCAAGGGCGACGACGAGCACGGCGGAGGCATGACCGGAGGCTTCGGAGGCAGCATGGGCGGCACCGGGCAAGGTAAAGCCAAGCGGCCCATCAACGTCAAGTTCGAAATTCCCTATTTCACCACTAGTGGTATCCAAGTGCGGTACCTGAAGATCACAGAGCCCAAG TTGCAATACCCCTCCCTTCCTTGGGTTCGATACATTACGCAGTCTGGCGATATCGCTGTCCGTATGCCCGATGTTCAATGA